One Osmerus mordax isolate fOsmMor3 chromosome 26, fOsmMor3.pri, whole genome shotgun sequence DNA segment encodes these proteins:
- the cdkn2c gene encoding cyclin-dependent kinase 4 inhibitor C: MADTADRLSSASARGELAVVVFLLQNGANANAVNAFGRTALQVTKLGNPGIAEALLKASADPNARDTIKGLTVTHDAAREGHADTLRILTDYGADVNLLDHDGNLPLHLAAREGHLDAVKHLIERTTDVFRRNLQGHSAYDLAAMNHRDFTAQYIKEYMDLGL; this comes from the exons ATGGCTGACACCGCGGACCGGCTCAGCAGCGCATCTGCTAGAGGAGAACTCGCAGTTGTGGTGTTCTTATTACAAAACGGAGCAAATGCTAATGCAGTGAATGCTTTCGGCAGGACAGCATTGCAG gTGACGAAGCTTGGAAACCCCGGCATCGCAGAGGCGCTGCTAAAGGCCAGCGCAGATCCCAACGCGCGAGACACTATCAAGGGTCTCACCGTCACACACGACGCCGCGAGGGAAGGTCACGCGGACACACTGAGAATTCTGACTGACTATGGCGCAGACGTCAACCTGCTTGATCACGACGGTAACTTGCCGTTACACCTGGCCGCTCGAGAAGGCCATTTGGATGCTGTGAAGCATCTTATTGAGCGCACGACGGACGTCTTTCGGCGCAACCTCCAAGGCCATTCTGCCTATGACTTGGCCGCCATGAACCACAGAGATTTCACTGCACAGTACATAAAGGAGTACATGGACCTAGGACTTTAA